The following coding sequences lie in one Spirosoma sp. KUDC1026 genomic window:
- the ubiE gene encoding bifunctional demethylmenaquinone methyltransferase/2-methoxy-6-polyprenyl-1,4-benzoquinol methylase UbiE — protein MAVVPYKDKDTSKREQVAEMFDAISPKYDLLNHVLSGGIDILWRKRAIRELGKYRSATYAPNRILDIATGTGDFALEALSLKPQKIVGMDISEGMLAVGREKMKKRGVDQIIEMRMGDSEGLPLPDNDFDAVIVAFGVRNFENLLKGLTDMHRVTRPGGVCVVLEFSNPRQFPFKQVYGFYSRTILPLIGRLVSKDSSAYTYLPESVQAFPDGPDFLRIYEAAGFTNTKWIPLTFGVASIYIGQKKA, from the coding sequence ATGGCCGTCGTACCTTATAAAGATAAAGATACCTCCAAGCGCGAACAGGTCGCAGAAATGTTTGACGCTATCTCGCCAAAATATGACCTGCTGAACCACGTATTGAGTGGGGGCATTGATATTCTCTGGCGCAAGCGGGCCATTCGCGAACTGGGCAAATACCGCTCGGCTACCTATGCCCCCAATCGTATTCTGGACATTGCCACCGGTACGGGCGACTTCGCGCTGGAAGCACTCTCCCTCAAGCCACAAAAAATTGTTGGCATGGATATTTCCGAGGGAATGCTGGCCGTGGGCCGGGAGAAGATGAAAAAACGGGGTGTCGACCAGATCATCGAAATGCGGATGGGCGATTCGGAAGGTTTACCCCTGCCAGACAATGATTTCGATGCTGTCATCGTTGCTTTTGGAGTACGTAACTTCGAGAACCTGCTCAAGGGCTTGACCGACATGCACCGTGTTACGCGTCCCGGTGGCGTTTGCGTAGTGCTGGAGTTCTCGAATCCGCGTCAGTTCCCGTTTAAACAAGTTTACGGTTTTTATTCCCGGACTATCCTGCCGCTGATCGGACGTTTGGTAAGTAAGGACTCATCGGCGTATACGTACTTGCCCGAATCGGTGCAGGCGTTTCCCGATGGCCCCGACTTTCTGCGTATTTACGAAGCGGCTGGCTTCACGAACACCAAATGGATACCGCTTACCTTCGGCGTTGCCTCAATCTACATCGGTCAGAAAAAAGCCTGA
- a CDS encoding dipeptidase, with product MIRSYLLLSTTLFCFATYGQSLHDRTLTLDTHADAPIMMQKPGFDVGKTHDTKKDGSQIDFPRMKQGGMDAMFFAVYTSQGPRTPEGHAEAKRNALNQFELIRQALKKYPNLAELATTPADAYRIQKLGKRAVFIGMENGYPVGDDLAMLKTYYDLGCRYITLTHFANNLIGDSSTDPDGPMYGGLSDFGKKVVPEMNRLGILIDVSHVADSTFYDALELSRAPVIASHSNCRALCDFPRNMTDDMIRAIAKKGGVVQVNFVSDYLKKPSDEHRAAKTKIRMARVGKVVTPELEARLTAQSDSVAKVYASERASLSDIADHIDHIVKLVGIDHVGIGSDFDGGGGVVGLEDVSEIGNLTKELVRRNYSEADIAKIWGGNLLRVLGQAKAN from the coding sequence ATGATTCGATCTTACCTGCTGCTTAGCACAACGCTGTTTTGTTTTGCCACCTATGGCCAGTCCCTGCACGATCGGACTCTGACGCTCGATACGCACGCCGATGCCCCGATCATGATGCAGAAGCCTGGTTTCGATGTGGGAAAAACGCACGACACCAAAAAAGACGGCTCGCAGATCGATTTCCCGCGGATGAAACAGGGGGGCATGGACGCCATGTTTTTTGCCGTCTATACCTCCCAGGGGCCACGTACACCCGAAGGGCATGCCGAAGCCAAACGGAACGCGTTGAATCAGTTTGAACTGATTCGTCAGGCGCTCAAAAAATACCCGAATCTGGCTGAATTAGCTACAACGCCCGCCGATGCCTATCGAATTCAAAAACTGGGAAAACGGGCCGTTTTTATTGGTATGGAAAACGGCTACCCGGTGGGGGATGATCTGGCAATGCTGAAAACGTATTACGATCTGGGCTGCCGATACATAACCCTGACGCACTTCGCCAACAACCTCATCGGTGATTCGTCGACTGACCCCGATGGACCGATGTACGGCGGTCTGAGTGATTTCGGGAAGAAAGTCGTGCCGGAGATGAACCGGCTGGGGATACTCATCGACGTATCGCATGTGGCCGATAGTACGTTCTACGACGCACTGGAGTTGTCGAGAGCGCCCGTTATTGCGTCACACTCCAACTGCCGGGCGTTGTGCGATTTTCCGCGGAACATGACCGACGATATGATCCGGGCAATTGCTAAGAAAGGCGGTGTGGTACAGGTCAATTTCGTAAGCGATTACCTGAAAAAGCCGTCTGACGAACACCGGGCGGCCAAAACGAAAATCCGTATGGCGCGGGTTGGCAAAGTCGTTACGCCTGAACTGGAAGCGCGGCTTACGGCCCAGAGTGATTCGGTGGCAAAGGTTTATGCTTCTGAGCGGGCCAGCCTGTCGGATATTGCCGACCATATCGACCACATTGTGAAACTGGTGGGCATTGATCACGTGGGGATCGGCTCTGATTTCGACGGGGGCGGGGGTGTTGTTGGTCTGGAGGACGTCAGCGAGATTGGCAACCTGACCAAAGAATTAGTCCGGCGGAACTATTCTGAAGCAGACATCGCCAAGATATGGGGCGGTAATCTGTTGCGGGTGCTGGGGCAGGCTAAAGCAAATTAA